From the genome of Streptacidiphilus sp. PB12-B1b:
CCGCGCCTGCACCCGCTGTGCGGCCTACGCCTTGGCCCGGGGCTGCCTCGCGCTCGTCGTGGCCAGTGCCAGCGCCGCGAAGGCCAGCAGGACTCCGGCCGCTGCCCGGGCGCCCGCCCCGGCGGGGGCCAGATGCAGCGTCAGCGTCACCGCCGCCACTCCCAGCGCGGTGCCCAGGCCGCGCCCGAGGTTGACCATGCCGCCGCCGGTGCCCGCCGAGGTCTGCGGGACGGCTCGCATCACCAGCGTGTTGTTGGCCGGTGTGAACACGCCCAGGGCGATGCCCAGCAGGCCCAGCGGCACCGGCAGCAGCCCGGGTGTCATCGGCAGCGCCGCCAGAAGAGCCAGCGCCGCCACGCAGCCGGCCGCACCGGCCCGGCAGCGTCTGCGGTCGTCCCAGCCGGGCGGCAGCAGCCGGTCGGCCAGGGTGGCGGCGAGTGCGAAGCCCAGCGGCAGAGCGGTCAGCACCAGCCCGCAGGAGAGCGCGGACGCGCCGCCTCGGCCGAGGACCACCGGCACCAGCACCAGCGGGCCGAACAGCACCAGGTAGCCGCAGAGCCCGCCGACCAGCCCGGGCGCGATGCCGCCCCGGCGCAGCAAAGCCAGATCCACCAGCGGGTCCGGCCCCCGCCGCTGGCGCCGGACGAAGGCCCGGCCGCAGGTCAGGGCGGCGAGCGCGGGACCGGCGGCGGTCCACACCGGCAGTCCCAGGCCGGATCCGACGGAGAGGACGAGCATCCCGGCGGTGGTGGCGCCGCCCAGCAACAGCACGCTGAGGGCGTCCACCCGGGGCCGCCCGGGGGCTGCGGCCCGTGTGCGCGGCAGCAGGTAGTGCCCGCTGACCAGCGCCACGATCCCGATCGGGACGTTGACCAGGAACACCCAGCGCCAACCGACGGTGGCGACCAGCGCCCCGCCGACGGTCGGGCCCAGCGCCAGCCCCACGGCCTGCCCGGCGGCCTGCATCCCCAGCGCCGAGCGCATCCGCGCGGCGGGGGCGCTGGTGGTGACCAGCGCCACGCTGTTGGCCTGCATCAGCGCCGCGCCCAGCGCCTGCACCACCCGGAAGCCGACCAGGACGCCGAGGCCGGGCGCCAGCCCGCAGGCGGCGGAGGCGAGGGTGAACACCGCGAAGCCGTACAGGTACATCAGCTTGCGGCCGTGCGCGTCGGAGAAGCGGCCGACCGGGACGAGCAGCGCTACCAACGCCAGCAGGTAGGAGAGCGAGACCCACTCGACGGCGGCGGGCCCGGCGTGGAACTGCTCGCCGAGCGGCTGGTAGGTGAGCGTGACCACGCTGGCGTCCAACTGGCCCATGAACGCGCCGAAGCAGACGGTGGCGACGGCCAGCCGCCAAGCCCACGGACGGGTGCGTATCCGCTCCGGCCGGGGGCGTTCCTGGTGCAGGACCGCCCAGCCGCGCGGCCGCCCGGAGGGCAGCGTCGGGAGCTGGTCATTGACGGTCGCCACGATCGCTCCCCGAGCGGTACCGGGCGGCCAGGTGCCGCCCTCCGCTCCGATTATATGTCTGCCACAGACATACTCGTAGAGGGATGCTTCCCGTCGTCGGCGGTGCTTCGGGCGCGCCCTGGCTGAAGTCCGTCTCTGGCCGCTCGGCGGCAGCCCGGACACCGCCGATTCGGACGGGGGATGCGGCTCAGCCCGGTCAGGCACGGGCCCCGGCGGTCGGCTTCGCCGCGCGGCCGTCCCTGTGCGCGCTGGGTTCCGGTTCGAACCCCGTCGGGGCCCGCTGGAGCCGCCCTCGCCTGGGGCGCCCGCGCGGTCCACCCGCGCTCGAGCGGCGGCTTGCATCCTTTGGCCCCGCTGCCGCCGGCGCATCGGTCAGGGGCGCGCACGACGGCAGGACCGGAGCCCCCGGCGGGACTCCGGGGGCCGCCCCCGGGCAGGCCCGGTGCTCGGGGGCCGCCGCCCGGGCGCCGCTCGGAACGCCACAGGAGGACGCAGATGACCATCATGGACGAGAGCACCGCAGCCGCCGTCCTGGAATGTGAGGCCGGTCCGGCCCTCGTCGTCCAGGAGGTCCCGCTCAGGCCCGCCGCGTCCCCGTCGCCGCACGCCGCCGAACCCCCGCGTCCGGCCGGGGCCCCGCCGACCGACCCACCCGCCGACGCGCAGCCCGCCGCCGCCCCGCCCGCTGCCGCCCCGCCAGACGCCGTACCTGCCGCGCAGCCCGCCGACGCGCAGCCAGCCGCCGCGCGTACCGTCGACCGCGCGGCCGAGCTGGCCGAGCTCCGCGCACGGGTGCTGAGCGGGCCCAGCCCGCAGGCCACCGACGCACAGCACGCCAAGGGCAAGCTCACCGCCCGGGAACGTATCGAGCTGCTCTTCGACCCCGGCTCCTTCACCGAGGTCGAGGGCCTGCGCCGACACCGGGCCAGCGGCTTCGGCCTGGAGCACAAGCGGCCGCACACCGACGGCGTGATCACCGGCTGGGGCCTGGTGGACGGACGCCAGGTCTTCGTCTACGCCCACGACTTCCGCATCTTCGGCGGCGCGCTGGGCGAGGCCCACGCCCAGAAGATCCAGAAGATCATGACCATGGCCGCCACCACCGGCCGCCCCGTGGTCGGCCTGTGCGACGGCGCGGGGGCCCGCATCCAGGAGGGCGTCACCGCACTGGCCGGGTACGGCGGCATCTTCCAGCGCAACGTCCGCAACTCCGGGGTGATCCCGCAGATCAGCGTGATGCTCGGGCCCTGCGCGGGCGGCGCCGCGTACTCGCCCGCGCTCACCGACTTCGTCCTGATGGTGCGCGGCACCTCGCAGATGTTCATCACCGGACCGGACGTCGTCCAGGCGGTCACCGGCGAGGAGATCACCGCCGAGGGCCTCGGCGGCGCCGACGTCCACGCCGTGACCTCGGGCGTGGCCCACGCCGCCTACGACGACGAGGAGAGCTGCCTGGCCGACGTTCGCTACCTGCTGTCGCTGCTGCCCGCCAACAACCGCGAGCTGCCCCCGGCGGAGGAGCCCGACGACCCGGCCGACCGGCGCTGCGAGGCGCTGCTCGACCTCGTCCCGGCCGACCCGGGCCGCGCCTACGACATGCGCGCGGTGCTGCGGGAGATCACCGACCACGGCGAGTTCTTCGAGGTGCAGGAGCGCTGGGCGGGCAACGTCATCTGCGCCCTGGCCCGGCTCGGCGGACAGGTCGTCGGCATCGTCGCCAACCAGCCGTCGGTGCTGGCCGGGGTCTTGGACATCAACTCCTCCGAGAAGGCCTCCCGCTTCGTCCAGTTCTGCGACTCCTTCAACATCCCGCTGGTCACCCTGGTCGACGTGCCCGGCTTCCTGCCCGGCGTCGACCAGGAGCACGGCGGGGTGATCCGGCACGGCGCGAAACTGCTGTACGCGTACTGCAACGCCACCGTGCCCAGGATCTCGCTGATCCTGCGCAAGGCGTACGGCGGTGCTTACATCGTCATGGACTCCCAGTCCATCGGCACCGACCTCTCGCTCGCCTGGCCCACCAACGAGATCGCGGTGATGGGCGCCGAGGGCGCCGCCAACGTGGTGTTCCGCCGCGAGATCGCCGCCTCGGACGAGCCCGAGGTGACCCGGGCGCGGCTCATCAAGGAGTACAAGGAGGAGCTGATGCACCCCTACTACGCGGCCGAACGCGGCCTGGTGGACGACGTCATCGACCCGGCCGAGACCCGCAGCCGGCTGATCGGCGCGCTGGCCATGCTGCGCACCAAGGCCGCCTCGGTGCCCAGCCGCAAGCACGGGAACCAGCCCCAGTGAGCGAGCAGAGCCCGGCGCTGCTCCGGGTCGAGCACGGCAACCCCTCCCCGGAGGAGCTGGTCGCCCTCGCCGTCGTCCTACTGGCCCGCGCCCGCGCCACCGAGCCGCCCCAGGCCGCCCTGCGCCGCGCCCTGTGGTCCACGGCCTGGTCCCATCAGCCCGGCTCCTGGACCGCCCCACCCCCACCCCGCTGGCACACCCCCGCCTGACGCACCCCTGCCCCCGGCCCGGCCCCGGTCTTGCTCGGCCGGGTTCCGCCCGCCCCTCAGCCCCGCCGGGCTATCCGCTCCGCGGCCTGAGCCCACGGCTCCGGCTCCGCGGTGTCGCCGTCGGCCACGACGTCCTCCTCCCACCAGCCGTTCCCGTCCAGCCAGGCGGTGAGCCAGCGGTCGAGGGAGGGGGCGTCCTGGTACCAGGCGTGCGCCCAGTTGCCGCTGAAGCCGTTCGGCTCGAACAGCAGGACGGGCGCCTCGGGGCGGGTGCAGTCGACGGCGGCGTACATGCCGCAGCCCCAGTCGAGCACCGGCAGCACCCCGCGCGGCCAGCGCGGTCCGTCGGGGTCCTCCCGCTCGTACTCCGCGCGGTACTCGCCGACGGCGGTACGCCCGCCGCCGGTCAGCGGCAGCAGCTGGTACTCGGGGCCGTAGCCGCCGTTGGCGATCTCGCAGTACAGGCTGCGCAGCAGCGGCGGGAGCGTGAACCCGAGCTCCCGCTCGGCCGCCGCCACCTCGTCACCGCCCAGCCGCGGCGGCAACGGCCCCGCCTCCTGCTCGGCCCGCACCCGTACCCGCTGGACGAGCCCGCTCTCATCCCCGGTCACGCCGCCACCCCCTCGAACGTCCCGGACGGGCCCCGCCCGCCGCAGGCAGCCCCCACGAGCGCCCACCCCACCGACCCTAACCACCCCCACTGACAACCCGGCCGCGCGTCATTCGGATGCCCCGGCCCGGCCCGGCGCGACATCACGCCCCGCCTCCACCGCCCCGCTCTTGATAGTTGCGCTTGAGATACTATCGCCTGCGCTACTATCTCAGGAGGAACCATCTATCCATCCTCCTGGGAGCCCGCACATGCATCGGTTCATCGGTCGGGATCGTGAGCTGCGTGCTCTCCGGGGCGCGCTCGACGACGTCCGCGCCGGAGCGGGTAACGGTGCCGCGCAGCCCGGCCAGTGTCTGCTGATCCGTGGCCGGCGGCGGGTCGGGAAGTCGACTCTGGTGGAGGAGTTCCTCCGGCAGGCGGGCGTCCCCCAGCTGTTCTTCACGGCCGGTGGCGGCTCCGCCGCCGACGAGTTGGCGGAACTCCTCGACGCGGTCGCCACTTCCACCCTGCCCGAGCGCTCGCTCTTCGCGGAGGAGGCGCCGGACCAGTGGAACGCTGCCTTCCGGCTGCTGGCGGAAGCGCTGCCGGACGACGAGCCGAGCGTTGTGGTGATCGATGAGATCCCCTACCTCATGGAGCGCGTCGACGCCTTCGAAGGCATGCTCCAGCGGGCGTGGGACCGTCTGCTCAGCCGCAGGCCCGTCCTGCTGCTGTTGGTCGGCTCGGACCTGTCCATGATGAAGGCGCTCAACAGTTACGACCGGCCGTTCCACCAGCGCGGGCGGGAGATGGTCGTCGGACCGCTCAATCCGGCGGACCTCGGCGAGATGCTCGAACTGGAGCCTGCGGCCGCCTTCGACGCCGCCCTCGTCACCGGTGGCCTGCCGCTGATCTGCCGGGAGTGGCCGGTCGGCGCCTCGCTGTGGGAGTTCCTGGGCAGCGCACTGGAAAACCCGATCTCCGCCCTGCTGGTCTCCGCCGAGCGATCGCTGGCCGCCGAGTTCCCCCGCAGGCCATGGGCCGAGAGGTCCTACGGGCCATCGGGACCGGCGAGCGCACGTTCACCAATATCGCCCGGGCGGCGGGCGGTATCGCCCATTCCACACTCACCAGGGCGGCGGACCTGTTGATCGACAAGCGCGTGGTGGCGGCCGAACTCCCCGTCTCGCTGCACCCTTCCAAAGAGCGGCGCTACCGGGTGGCCGACCCCTACCTCCGCTTCTGGCTGGCCTTCCTCGACCCGCATATGGCAGAGATCGAACGCATGCGCGGCGACCTCACCCTGGCCCGGATCAGAGAGCGCTGGACGAGCTGGCGCGGCCGCGCCGTCGAGCCCCTTATCCGCGAAGCCCTGGCGCGCGTCCTGCCGGACGGCGAACTTCCCGCCGCCCCCGTCGTCGGCGGCTACTGGACGCGGAGCAACGACGTCGAGATCGACCTCGTGGGCGCCGACCGCGAGCCCGTCGCCAAGCGCCTGCTGTTCCTGGGGTCCGTCAAGTGGCTGGAGAGGGCGCCCTTCGACGCCCACGACCTGGCTGCCCTGCAGAAGCACAGAGCCGCCCTCACCGACGATCCGATCCCCCTCGTCGCCGTTTCCCGAAGCGGCGTCACCTGCCCCGGCCTAGAGGCAACGTACGGCCCCGACGACCTCCTCAGTGCCTGGCGCAGCCACTGAACGCAGGCCAGTTGACGTCCGCATAGGCTCTGTTCGCCGGAACCACAGGCCCGGCCGTTGGGTCCGCGGGACGGCTCGGACGCGTACCGCGCTGCGGGCGGGGGCGGCTTCGCTGCGTCCGACGGCGGAGGGGCGGCTGCCCGGGCCCGCGCGGGCGTGGTGGATGTCGGGACGGGTCACCGGGTCGGTGCAGGCCGCGCGCTCGTACCGGCTGCGGGCGACCGGTGCGACCGGTGCGGCGCGTTGCTCGGACGGCGGCAGCGGTGGTGTGGCGACGGGGCAGTGTGCGGGGCGGGCGGTCGCCGGGCAGCGCGGCGGCGGAGTGGAGGCGTACCGGCGGCCGGGCCGCAGGACTGGACGGGGCCCTGCTGCGTACAGCCGCGCTCCAGCCACGCCGCGACCAGCGGCGTCAGCGCCGTCGCCTCGCCCGCGCCGAGGCGGAGGTGCGGCTCGGGGCGGATCGCCCGGTACAGCAGGGCGACCGCCTGGGCTGCCGGGCTGTCGCCCTTGCCGCTGCTGCCGGACAGGGGATCGGGCTCGTCCGGCGGTGTGCCGTCCCCGCCCGCGCGGCGAGTTCCTTCAGGGCCCGGCTGGCCGCCCACCGTAAGCCTCGCGGCTCAACGTCCGCAGGTCACTCGATGGGGTGCTCGCGTTCCACCTTTCCAGGATCGCCCGTGCCCCTGACCACCGCGTGAGCGAAGACTATG
Proteins encoded in this window:
- a CDS encoding MFS transporter; protein product: MATVNDQLPTLPSGRPRGWAVLHQERPRPERIRTRPWAWRLAVATVCFGAFMGQLDASVVTLTYQPLGEQFHAGPAAVEWVSLSYLLALVALLVPVGRFSDAHGRKLMYLYGFAVFTLASAACGLAPGLGVLVGFRVVQALGAALMQANSVALVTTSAPAARMRSALGMQAAGQAVGLALGPTVGGALVATVGWRWVFLVNVPIGIVALVSGHYLLPRTRAAAPGRPRVDALSVLLLGGATTAGMLVLSVGSGLGLPVWTAAGPALAALTCGRAFVRRQRRGPDPLVDLALLRRGGIAPGLVGGLCGYLVLFGPLVLVPVVLGRGGASALSCGLVLTALPLGFALAATLADRLLPPGWDDRRRCRAGAAGCVAALALLAALPMTPGLLPVPLGLLGIALGVFTPANNTLVMRAVPQTSAGTGGGMVNLGRGLGTALGVAAVTLTLHLAPAGAGARAAAGVLLAFAALALATTSARQPRAKA
- a CDS encoding SMI1/KNR4 family protein, which codes for MTGDESGLVQRVRVRAEQEAGPLPPRLGGDEVAAAERELGFTLPPLLRSLYCEIANGGYGPEYQLLPLTGGGRTAVGEYRAEYEREDPDGPRWPRGVLPVLDWGCGMYAAVDCTRPEAPVLLFEPNGFSGNWAHAWYQDAPSLDRWLTAWLDGNGWWEEDVVADGDTAEPEPWAQAAERIARRG
- a CDS encoding acyl-CoA carboxylase subunit beta, coding for MTIMDESTAAAVLECEAGPALVVQEVPLRPAASPSPHAAEPPRPAGAPPTDPPADAQPAAAPPAAAPPDAVPAAQPADAQPAAARTVDRAAELAELRARVLSGPSPQATDAQHAKGKLTARERIELLFDPGSFTEVEGLRRHRASGFGLEHKRPHTDGVITGWGLVDGRQVFVYAHDFRIFGGALGEAHAQKIQKIMTMAATTGRPVVGLCDGAGARIQEGVTALAGYGGIFQRNVRNSGVIPQISVMLGPCAGGAAYSPALTDFVLMVRGTSQMFITGPDVVQAVTGEEITAEGLGGADVHAVTSGVAHAAYDDEESCLADVRYLLSLLPANNRELPPAEEPDDPADRRCEALLDLVPADPGRAYDMRAVLREITDHGEFFEVQERWAGNVICALARLGGQVVGIVANQPSVLAGVLDINSSEKASRFVQFCDSFNIPLVTLVDVPGFLPGVDQEHGGVIRHGAKLLYAYCNATVPRISLILRKAYGGAYIVMDSQSIGTDLSLAWPTNEIAVMGAEGAANVVFRREIAASDEPEVTRARLIKEYKEELMHPYYAAERGLVDDVIDPAETRSRLIGALAMLRTKAASVPSRKHGNQPQ
- a CDS encoding acyl-CoA carboxylase epsilon subunit; its protein translation is MSEQSPALLRVEHGNPSPEELVALAVVLLARARATEPPQAALRRALWSTAWSHQPGSWTAPPPPRWHTPA